A stretch of the Halomonas sp. BDJS001 genome encodes the following:
- a CDS encoding oxidoreductase — protein sequence MKAIINVGLVGYGFASQTFHAPLIQATEGLDLVAVSSSDAAKVQASLPEVEVEAQASALCQRSDIDLIVIPTPNDTHFSIAKAALSAGKHVVVDKPFTVTLSEAKLLKKLADDKECLLSVFHNRRWDSDFLTVKALLEAGTLGRLVNFESHFDRFRPEVRDRWREKATPGGGVWYDLGPHLLDQACELFGMPHAILLELGTLRDGAKADDDFLALLDYESFRVTLAAGTLVAEPTPRFRINGTQGSFIKYGLDPQEERLKAGEVPTPQWGEDTQHGTLTLREREGENALLTRRELPTLPGDYLAYYQGVTDAIRDKAPLPVSVDDALRSMTLLEAGLDSHRQRRWIALKNH from the coding sequence ATGAAGGCGATTATAAACGTTGGATTAGTTGGCTACGGTTTCGCTAGCCAAACGTTCCACGCTCCGCTCATCCAGGCCACGGAAGGCCTGGATTTAGTCGCAGTCTCTTCAAGCGATGCGGCCAAGGTTCAGGCGTCACTGCCTGAGGTTGAGGTAGAAGCTCAGGCATCAGCGCTTTGTCAGCGTAGCGATATTGATTTGATCGTTATCCCTACGCCTAACGACACCCACTTTTCGATTGCTAAAGCGGCTCTGTCGGCGGGTAAACACGTGGTGGTCGACAAACCCTTTACGGTCACGCTGTCAGAAGCCAAGCTGCTCAAAAAGTTGGCGGATGACAAAGAGTGCCTATTGTCGGTGTTTCACAACCGCCGTTGGGACAGCGATTTCCTGACTGTTAAGGCGCTGCTTGAGGCGGGAACACTAGGGCGACTGGTTAATTTTGAATCCCATTTTGACCGCTTTCGCCCGGAAGTGCGCGACCGCTGGCGCGAGAAAGCTACCCCCGGTGGTGGTGTCTGGTACGACCTGGGCCCACACCTGCTAGATCAAGCCTGCGAGCTGTTCGGCATGCCCCACGCTATTCTGCTGGAACTAGGGACATTGCGAGATGGCGCCAAAGCCGACGATGACTTTCTGGCGCTGCTCGATTACGAAAGCTTTCGCGTTACCCTGGCAGCGGGGACGCTGGTGGCCGAACCGACACCACGCTTTCGGATCAATGGCACCCAGGGCAGCTTTATTAAATACGGCTTAGACCCTCAAGAGGAGCGCTTAAAAGCAGGCGAAGTGCCGACACCCCAGTGGGGCGAAGACACCCAGCATGGCACCCTGACGCTGCGTGAAAGGGAGGGGGAAAACGCCCTGCTAACGCGGCGTGAACTCCCGACCCTGCCGGGGGACTACTTGGCCTATTACCAAGGCGTCACCGACGCTATCCGTGATAAAGCACCGCTCCCGGTAAGTGTCGACGACGCCCTGCGCTCAATGACCCTGCTGGAAGCAGGCCTGGACAGCCACCGTCAACGGCGCTGGATTGCGTTGAAGAACCATTGA
- the ilvD gene encoding dihydroxy-acid dehydratase — MPEYLSRTTTAGRNMAGARALWRATGMQDGDFQKPIIAVANSFTQFVPGHVHLKDMGQLVAREIEKAGGVAKEFNTIAVDDGIAMGHDGMLYSLPSRDLIADSVEYMCNAHCADALVCISNCDKITPGMLMAALRLNIPVIFVSGGPMEAGKTKLLNHGLDLVDAMVMAADDSVDDETLAEVERSACPTCGSCSGMFTANSMNCLTEALGLALPGNGTVLATHSDRRRLFETAGHRIVELAKRYYEGNETHLLPRAIASKAAFKNAMTLDIAMGGSTNTILHFLAAAQEAEVDFTMADIDRLSREVPQLCKVAPNTQKYHIEDVHRAGGIMAILGELDRARVLDTSVPTVYGDSLKAALDEWDIMRSPSAEVVEFFKAGPGGIPTQTAFSQSARWPSLDGDRATGCIRDLEHAFSQQGGLAVLYGNIALDGCVVKTAGVDDSILVFEGPAHVVESQDQAVADVLADKVKEGDVVVIRYEGPKGGPGMQEMLYPTSYLKSKGLGKACALLTDGRFSGGTSGLSIGHVSPEAAAGGAIGLIEQGDLICIDIPNRAINVKLTDAELAARREAMEAKGASAWKPVEQRPRKITPALKAYALLATSADKGAVRDLSKLD; from the coding sequence ATGCCAGAGTATCTCTCACGTACCACCACCGCTGGCCGCAATATGGCCGGCGCCCGCGCGTTATGGCGCGCAACCGGTATGCAGGACGGTGATTTTCAAAAGCCGATTATTGCGGTCGCCAACTCCTTTACCCAGTTTGTGCCGGGCCATGTTCACTTAAAAGATATGGGCCAACTGGTGGCGCGGGAGATTGAGAAAGCCGGGGGGGTGGCCAAAGAGTTCAATACCATCGCGGTGGATGACGGCATCGCCATGGGTCATGACGGCATGCTCTACTCGCTGCCTAGCCGCGACCTGATCGCCGACAGCGTCGAGTATATGTGCAATGCCCACTGCGCTGATGCGCTGGTGTGTATTTCCAACTGCGACAAGATTACCCCTGGAATGCTGATGGCCGCTCTGCGCCTCAATATTCCGGTTATCTTTGTCTCCGGCGGCCCCATGGAAGCGGGTAAAACCAAGCTGCTCAACCACGGACTGGATCTCGTCGATGCCATGGTGATGGCTGCCGACGACAGCGTAGACGATGAAACCCTGGCGGAAGTCGAGCGCAGCGCCTGCCCCACCTGTGGCAGCTGTTCGGGAATGTTTACCGCCAACTCAATGAACTGCCTGACGGAAGCACTGGGGCTGGCGCTGCCAGGTAACGGCACGGTGCTGGCTACCCACTCGGATCGCCGTCGCCTGTTTGAAACGGCGGGGCACCGTATTGTCGAGCTGGCCAAACGTTACTACGAAGGTAACGAGACGCACCTGCTACCCCGCGCCATTGCCTCCAAGGCGGCGTTTAAAAACGCCATGACCCTGGATATCGCTATGGGTGGCTCTACCAACACCATCCTGCACTTCCTCGCGGCAGCCCAAGAGGCCGAAGTGGACTTCACCATGGCGGATATCGACCGCCTCTCTCGTGAAGTACCCCAGCTATGCAAAGTGGCGCCCAATACCCAGAAGTACCATATCGAAGACGTTCACCGGGCCGGCGGCATTATGGCCATTCTCGGTGAACTGGATCGTGCCCGAGTGCTGGATACTTCGGTGCCCACGGTGTATGGCGACAGCCTGAAAGCTGCGCTGGATGAGTGGGATATCATGCGCTCGCCAAGCGCTGAAGTGGTCGAGTTCTTTAAAGCCGGGCCAGGGGGCATCCCGACCCAAACGGCGTTCTCTCAAAGTGCCCGCTGGCCGAGCCTGGATGGTGACCGCGCTACCGGCTGTATTCGCGACCTTGAACACGCCTTCTCCCAGCAGGGCGGCTTGGCCGTGCTTTACGGCAATATCGCGTTGGATGGCTGCGTGGTTAAAACCGCCGGAGTCGATGACTCGATCCTGGTGTTTGAAGGCCCCGCCCATGTGGTGGAGTCTCAGGATCAAGCCGTCGCCGATGTGCTGGCGGATAAGGTCAAAGAGGGCGATGTAGTGGTGATCCGCTACGAAGGCCCCAAAGGCGGCCCGGGCATGCAAGAGATGCTCTATCCCACCTCCTATCTTAAATCCAAGGGGCTAGGCAAAGCCTGTGCGCTACTGACTGACGGGCGCTTCTCTGGCGGCACTTCAGGGCTTTCGATTGGTCATGTTTCCCCTGAAGCAGCGGCAGGTGGCGCCATTGGGTTGATCGAGCAAGGGGATCTGATCTGCATCGATATCCCCAACCGGGCAATCAACGTCAAACTGACGGATGCCGAACTGGCGGCTCGCCGGGAAGCGATGGAAGCCAAGGGCGCCTCGGCCTGGAAGCCAGTCGAACAGCGCCCCCGCAAGATCACCCCAGCGCTTAAGGCCTATGCGCTGTTGGCGACCTCCGCCGACAAAGGAGCTGTTCGGGATCTAAGCAAGCTTGATTGA